In Salinarimonas sp., a genomic segment contains:
- a CDS encoding WecB/TagA/CpsF family glycosyltransferase: protein MEQAPVDALERKVFCLLGIPVDAVSMEEALARLARPAAAERALLSTPNLNFLVSSLSDPDFRETLRMSDFCPADGLSLVWLARLLRIPLPERVAGSDIFDALVSRDASPPLRVFLFGGDAGVAEAAASRLNDRGLGVRCVGWLDPGRGSVEEMSRPEIIARINESDADFLVVALGATKGQKWLAHNRDALAVPLRSHLGAVVNFHAGAVRRAPPRMRAAGLEWLWRIKEEPRLWRRYAHDGLALVAIVGTRVGPLRLLDALIPVRGEALHAPSCIVTGAALRIALAGDPRLGGLEAATAVLRSALPGTRHAEVDLADLRFLDPRTLGLLLVLRKILRDRGGGVRLTNATAPVRTLLRLHAALDLAA, encoded by the coding sequence ATGGAACAGGCGCCGGTCGACGCGCTCGAGCGCAAGGTCTTCTGCCTCCTCGGCATTCCCGTCGACGCGGTCAGCATGGAGGAGGCGTTGGCGCGCCTGGCCCGCCCGGCCGCCGCCGAGCGGGCGCTGCTCTCGACGCCCAACCTGAATTTCCTCGTCAGCAGCTTGTCCGACCCGGACTTTCGCGAGACCCTGCGCATGAGCGACTTCTGTCCCGCGGACGGGCTGTCGCTGGTCTGGCTCGCGCGGCTCCTGCGAATCCCCCTCCCCGAACGCGTCGCCGGCTCCGACATCTTCGACGCCCTCGTCTCCCGGGATGCCTCTCCTCCGCTGCGGGTCTTCCTCTTCGGCGGCGATGCGGGGGTCGCGGAAGCCGCGGCCTCGCGACTGAACGACCGAGGGCTCGGCGTGCGCTGCGTCGGCTGGCTGGACCCCGGTCGCGGCAGCGTCGAGGAGATGAGCCGGCCCGAGATCATCGCCAGGATCAACGAGAGCGACGCCGACTTCCTCGTCGTCGCGCTGGGCGCGACCAAAGGACAGAAGTGGCTCGCGCACAATCGCGACGCCCTCGCCGTTCCGCTGCGCAGCCATCTCGGCGCCGTCGTCAACTTCCATGCGGGCGCGGTCCGTCGAGCGCCGCCCCGAATGAGGGCGGCCGGTCTGGAATGGCTCTGGCGCATCAAGGAGGAGCCCCGGCTCTGGCGCCGATACGCCCATGACGGGCTCGCACTCGTTGCGATCGTCGGCACGCGGGTGGGTCCGCTGCGGCTTCTCGATGCGCTGATTCCCGTGCGGGGCGAGGCGCTCCATGCGCCGTCCTGCATCGTGACGGGCGCCGCCTTGCGCATCGCCCTCGCAGGCGACCCGCGCCTCGGCGGCCTCGAGGCCGCGACGGCCGTGCTGCGGAGCGCGCTTCCCGGTACCCGCCACGCCGAGGTCGATCTCGCGGATCTGCGCTTCCTCGATCCGCGTACGCTCGGCCTGCTCCTCGTCCTGCGCAAGATCCTGCGTGATCGAGGCGGCGGCGTGCGCCTTACGAATGCGACCGCACCCGTGCGCACGCTGCTGCGTCTGCACGCAGCCCTGGATCTCGCCGCCTGA
- a CDS encoding helix-turn-helix transcriptional regulator, producing the protein MGRATDIDLARIKERLYAAAQGAESWSDTLAEIASAARAERVTLHVLGGDGDVVQDSWPVAPGGVLDYVRDYADRDLRVARVLAGRRGVMSTEELLTAAEIARCPVHQEFYRAWPECWHSLMAPTDCETVLVTPTFHRGARHGPFEDEQRRVMADLAGHVAQAVVLRSLGAAGAGESLALAFDALPEAVFVLDGLLRVVFVNRRGRALLGEARHLTMINGALTPVDPAARAGFDVALAAALRVAHRQAADAAEMRVVLPGPRGRVLVATALPAPGRSPLAAVIRVRDPLDARLPPVSVVQAALGVSATEARVALALAKGSTAEDIARLHGISEHTARTHVRNLRGKIGAARQTEIVAAVMRLVE; encoded by the coding sequence ATGGGGCGAGCGACCGACATCGACCTGGCGCGGATCAAGGAGCGTCTCTACGCTGCTGCCCAGGGGGCGGAGAGCTGGTCGGACACCCTCGCCGAGATCGCGTCCGCCGCACGCGCGGAGCGGGTGACCCTCCACGTTCTCGGTGGCGATGGCGACGTCGTCCAGGACTCGTGGCCGGTCGCTCCCGGCGGAGTGCTCGATTACGTGCGCGACTACGCCGACCGCGACCTGCGCGTCGCACGCGTGCTCGCGGGGCGGCGCGGTGTGATGTCGACCGAGGAGCTGCTGACCGCTGCGGAGATCGCACGCTGTCCGGTCCACCAGGAGTTCTACCGCGCGTGGCCTGAATGCTGGCACTCGCTGATGGCGCCGACCGACTGCGAGACCGTGCTGGTCACGCCGACCTTCCACCGAGGCGCGCGTCACGGCCCGTTCGAAGACGAGCAGCGCCGGGTGATGGCGGACCTCGCCGGCCACGTGGCGCAGGCGGTCGTCCTGCGAAGCCTCGGTGCGGCCGGCGCGGGCGAGAGCCTCGCGCTCGCCTTCGACGCTCTGCCGGAGGCCGTCTTCGTGCTCGACGGCCTGCTGCGCGTCGTCTTCGTGAACCGTCGGGGGCGCGCGCTCCTGGGCGAGGCGCGCCACCTGACCATGATCAACGGGGCGCTCACGCCGGTCGACCCCGCCGCGCGAGCCGGTTTCGACGTCGCGCTCGCCGCAGCATTGCGTGTGGCGCATCGTCAGGCGGCCGATGCCGCAGAGATGCGGGTCGTGCTGCCGGGACCGCGGGGCCGGGTTCTCGTCGCGACGGCGCTCCCGGCGCCGGGGCGCAGCCCGCTCGCCGCCGTCATCCGCGTGCGCGACCCGCTGGACGCCCGGTTGCCGCCGGTGTCGGTCGTCCAGGCCGCGCTCGGGGTTTCCGCCACCGAGGCGCGGGTCGCCCTCGCGCTGGCCAAGGGTTCGACGGCGGAGGACATCGCGCGACTGCATGGCATCTCCGAGCACACGGCGCGCACGCACGTGAGGAACCTGCGCGGCAAGATCGGGGCCGCGCGCCAGACCGAGATCGTCGCCGCAGTGATGCGGCTCGTCGAGTGA
- a CDS encoding NHLP bacteriocin export ABC transporter permease/ATPase subunit, which produces MSDVVRDRPAAAGTTGGKTRAETIAAALGLANATRRVSARDAFDLSDPGAVCLVTRGTLNLFVVEPSGRRHGFVQVEAGELAFGLSAPDDGARIVAVPGSGTDVAIAELGSLAAASAAVSEDLAPAVARWIGRLLDALPMQPAPGACRVVQAGERLGPCAAGQVLTSDELVFVRADGGPLAYSGAVEAAPGSFWPLAGGAWLAPAAGATVAIAPTAAWLGGPWTADLERFHGLALAWFLRGLQADRDDVWRRLDDRRGADLQAFDGSIGALASIGAGATTATAAAPGVPLVGAACLVAQAAGIELALPKGDLSALARSSDPLATLAESGGFHVVPVRLEGDWWRHDMGPLLAFVGPDRTPVALLATRPGRYEAVDPATMGRRRVTAANADKFARDARSFVRLLPSRGVGARDVLANGLHGLGGDFRRLAAAMLLAGCVAFAMPLIIEQIIGSAVPEADRSELLVLVCMMVAVALAGAGFSVVQSLALLRIEGWASSRTQLAVFARLLRLPTDFFRDFTAGDLSVRVRGVEEMRQLLSENTLFIIMASVNGAFSLGIMLYYEVKLGLTVAAVALVVGALNYSFGRRVVALNRDQLKIRGEVEADVVQYLGGVTELRTNGAERQAFSRWSAKFSAGQARTFEAGLFSNAGQTTNAVFSFAAVLAIVVAIGLITDQLFAAFRVELDWARLSATGLEGAIDPAQFMAFYAAFGQFALAVNQLVQSGLNLTALVPTWDRLRPLVETEEEHQEGEQDPGVLRGDVDVREVRFRYVQGQPLVLQGVSLSAKAGQFVAVVGPSGAGKSSLMRLLLGFDAPEAGSVFLDGQDLRRLNKRAVRRNFGVVLQTVKVMTGTILENITSGTDMSEDDAWWAAEQVGFADDIRRMPDGLHTMLSDGGSTLSGGQCQRLMLARAIIRRPRIMLLDEATSALDNEVQSIVTEALDKLNCTRIVIAHRLSTIANADLIYVVDAGRVVEHGTYAELMALDGTFAELARRQLTE; this is translated from the coding sequence ATGAGCGACGTCGTGCGCGATAGGCCCGCCGCGGCGGGAACGACCGGCGGAAAGACCCGGGCCGAGACGATCGCCGCGGCGCTCGGCCTGGCGAACGCCACGCGACGGGTCTCCGCCCGCGACGCCTTCGATCTCTCCGATCCCGGCGCCGTGTGCCTGGTGACGCGCGGGACGCTCAACCTCTTCGTCGTCGAGCCGAGCGGGCGCCGCCACGGCTTCGTGCAGGTCGAGGCCGGCGAGCTGGCCTTCGGCCTTTCCGCCCCCGACGACGGGGCGCGTATCGTCGCCGTGCCCGGCTCCGGAACCGATGTGGCGATTGCCGAGCTCGGCTCGCTCGCGGCCGCCTCCGCCGCTGTCTCCGAGGACCTCGCCCCCGCCGTCGCCCGCTGGATCGGTCGTCTGCTCGACGCGCTGCCGATGCAGCCCGCGCCGGGCGCGTGCCGGGTCGTGCAGGCGGGGGAGCGGCTCGGGCCCTGCGCCGCCGGGCAGGTGCTGACCTCCGACGAGCTGGTCTTCGTCCGCGCCGACGGCGGCCCGCTGGCCTATTCGGGTGCGGTCGAGGCGGCGCCGGGCTCGTTCTGGCCCCTCGCCGGAGGCGCCTGGCTGGCCCCGGCAGCCGGCGCGACGGTCGCGATCGCGCCGACGGCGGCCTGGCTGGGCGGGCCATGGACCGCGGATCTCGAACGGTTCCACGGGCTGGCGCTCGCATGGTTCCTGCGCGGCCTCCAGGCGGACCGCGACGACGTCTGGCGTCGGCTCGACGACCGGCGCGGCGCCGACCTGCAGGCCTTCGACGGATCGATCGGCGCGCTCGCCTCGATCGGCGCGGGCGCGACGACGGCGACCGCCGCGGCGCCGGGCGTGCCGCTCGTCGGCGCCGCCTGCCTCGTCGCCCAGGCCGCCGGGATCGAGCTCGCGCTGCCGAAGGGCGATCTTTCGGCCCTCGCCCGGTCCTCGGACCCGCTGGCGACGCTCGCCGAAAGCGGCGGCTTCCACGTCGTTCCGGTCCGTCTCGAGGGCGACTGGTGGCGCCACGACATGGGGCCGCTCCTCGCCTTCGTCGGCCCGGACCGGACCCCGGTCGCGCTCCTGGCGACGAGGCCGGGGCGGTACGAAGCGGTGGATCCCGCCACGATGGGCCGGCGCCGGGTCACCGCGGCGAACGCGGACAAGTTCGCCCGCGACGCCCGCAGCTTCGTGCGTCTGCTGCCGAGCCGCGGCGTCGGCGCCCGGGACGTCCTGGCGAACGGTCTGCACGGCCTCGGCGGCGACTTCAGGCGGCTGGCCGCGGCGATGCTGCTCGCCGGCTGCGTCGCCTTCGCCATGCCGTTGATCATCGAGCAGATCATCGGCAGCGCCGTGCCGGAGGCCGACCGCAGCGAGCTCCTGGTTCTGGTCTGCATGATGGTGGCCGTCGCGCTCGCCGGGGCGGGCTTCTCCGTCGTCCAGAGCCTGGCGCTGCTTCGGATCGAAGGCTGGGCGAGCTCTCGGACCCAGCTCGCGGTTTTCGCCCGGCTCCTGCGATTGCCGACGGACTTCTTCCGCGACTTCACGGCCGGCGACCTGTCGGTCCGCGTGCGCGGCGTGGAGGAGATGCGCCAGCTGCTCAGCGAGAACACGCTCTTCATCATCATGGCGAGCGTGAACGGTGCGTTCTCGCTCGGCATCATGCTGTACTACGAGGTGAAGCTCGGGCTGACCGTGGCCGCCGTGGCGCTCGTGGTCGGCGCGCTGAACTACTCTTTCGGTCGTCGGGTGGTCGCGCTCAACCGCGACCAGCTGAAGATCCGCGGCGAGGTGGAGGCCGACGTCGTCCAGTATCTCGGCGGCGTCACGGAGCTGAGGACCAACGGCGCGGAGCGTCAGGCGTTCTCGCGCTGGTCCGCCAAGTTCTCGGCCGGCCAGGCCAGGACCTTCGAGGCCGGGCTGTTCTCGAATGCGGGCCAGACCACCAACGCCGTGTTCTCGTTCGCCGCCGTGCTGGCGATCGTCGTCGCCATCGGGCTGATCACGGATCAGCTGTTCGCAGCGTTCCGCGTGGAGCTGGACTGGGCCCGCTTGTCGGCGACCGGGCTCGAGGGCGCCATCGACCCGGCCCAGTTCATGGCGTTCTACGCCGCCTTCGGGCAGTTCGCGCTGGCGGTGAACCAGCTGGTGCAGTCGGGGCTCAACCTGACGGCGCTCGTGCCGACCTGGGACCGGCTGCGGCCTCTCGTGGAGACCGAGGAGGAGCACCAGGAGGGCGAGCAGGACCCGGGCGTGCTGCGCGGCGACGTCGACGTGCGCGAGGTGCGGTTCCGCTACGTGCAGGGCCAGCCGCTGGTGCTCCAGGGAGTCAGCCTGTCGGCGAAGGCGGGGCAGTTCGTGGCCGTCGTCGGGCCCTCCGGCGCCGGCAAGTCGTCGCTGATGCGCCTGCTGCTCGGCTTCGACGCCCCCGAGGCCGGGTCCGTCTTCCTCGACGGCCAGGACCTGCGCCGGCTGAACAAGCGGGCCGTGCGGCGCAACTTCGGCGTCGTGCTGCAGACCGTGAAGGTGATGACGGGGACGATCCTCGAGAACATCACGAGCGGCACCGACATGAGCGAGGACGACGCCTGGTGGGCGGCCGAGCAGGTGGGCTTCGCCGACGACATCCGCCGCATGCCGGACGGGCTCCACACCATGCTGAGCGACGGTGGATCGACCCTCTCGGGCGGGCAGTGCCAGCGCCTGATGCTGGCCCGCGCCATCATCCGGCGGCCCCGCATCATGCTGCTCGACGAGGCGACCAGCGCGCTCGACAACGAGGTGCAGTCGATCGTGACCGAGGCGCTCGACAAGCTGAACTGCACCCGGATCGTGATCGCTCACCGGCTGTCGACGATCGCCAACGCCGACCTCATCTACGTCGTCGACGCCGGTCGCGTGGTCGAGCACGGCACCTACGCCGAGCTGATGGCGCTCGACGGCACGTTCGCCGAGCTGGCGCGCCGGCAGCTGACGGAATAG
- a CDS encoding NHLP family bacteriocin export ABC transporter peptidase/permease/ATPase subunit, whose protein sequence is MAAEPKPGRVSTPTLIQMDPAESGAAALAVVLAHYGRWEPIANLRQETGTSRDGTRFENLIRGSRRYGLETDGGDADATTALAAPVPAIVTWEQNQYVVLEGAKGDTVFLNDPAGGRRSLSREEFERSYGGRLLRIAPGPGFAKGGHPPSLLRSLARLLPGSRDAFAMVALFGVMLVLPGLLLPAFLKGLVDDVLTRGLAGWLLPLAIGLALATVFNGVLTWLQRYFILRLQTKLAITQTALLIWHLLRAPAVFFTQRQVGDLVTRVDACNRVATVMGNDLSLNVVNALVVVFYAAVMVFLSWQLTLLAVGAMVLNFAAIILAQAPRVSLATDLQGVQAKANSALLGAIEGIETIKATGVESDVFRNWAMHYGRVANAQQQLNALGALLNTVPELINNLVLAAFLGIGGLLIMDGDLTVGGLVAFQAVLTRFVQPVIALVMFSGKIQETVADVVRIDDAMRTEPDALMAMVEKLPPAAPSADGRAPTLTGALELRGIAFAYGPLDPPLIEGFDLVLAPGDRVALVGGSGSGKSTIARLVTGLYQARSGQILFDGRPIEEIPRDQFVASVAYIQQDVQLFRGTIRDNITMWDDTIASQDVYRAAVDAQIHDVVAARPGGYDSAVEEGGSNFSGGQRQRIEIARGLARNPSIVVLDEATAALDPLTELKIDERLRSRGCTCLIIAHRLSTIRDADEIVVLDHGRVIERGTHDELMAAGGHYAQLVAAG, encoded by the coding sequence ATGGCAGCTGAGCCGAAGCCGGGGCGCGTCTCCACCCCGACCCTCATCCAGATGGACCCGGCCGAATCGGGGGCCGCCGCGCTCGCCGTCGTGCTCGCCCATTACGGTCGCTGGGAGCCGATCGCGAACCTGCGGCAGGAGACCGGCACCTCGCGCGACGGGACGCGCTTCGAGAACCTGATCCGCGGCTCCCGGCGCTACGGGCTCGAGACGGACGGCGGCGACGCCGACGCGACGACGGCGCTGGCGGCGCCGGTTCCGGCGATCGTCACGTGGGAGCAGAATCAGTACGTCGTCCTGGAGGGCGCCAAGGGGGACACGGTCTTCCTCAACGATCCCGCCGGCGGCCGGCGGTCGCTGAGCCGGGAGGAGTTCGAGCGCTCCTACGGCGGCCGGCTCTTGCGGATCGCGCCCGGGCCGGGCTTCGCGAAAGGCGGGCATCCGCCGTCGCTGCTGCGCAGCCTCGCGCGGCTGCTGCCCGGCTCGCGCGACGCCTTCGCCATGGTCGCCCTGTTCGGCGTCATGCTCGTGCTGCCCGGCCTGCTGCTGCCGGCCTTCCTGAAGGGGCTCGTCGACGACGTGCTGACCCGCGGGCTCGCCGGATGGCTGCTGCCGCTCGCGATCGGCCTGGCGCTGGCGACGGTGTTCAACGGGGTGCTCACCTGGCTGCAGCGCTATTTCATCCTGCGCCTGCAGACGAAGCTCGCGATCACCCAGACGGCGCTGCTGATCTGGCACCTCCTGCGCGCCCCGGCGGTGTTCTTCACGCAGCGGCAGGTCGGCGATCTCGTCACGCGGGTCGACGCGTGCAACCGCGTCGCGACCGTGATGGGCAACGATCTGAGCCTGAACGTGGTCAACGCCCTCGTCGTCGTCTTCTACGCCGCGGTGATGGTGTTCCTGAGCTGGCAGCTCACCCTCCTGGCGGTCGGCGCGATGGTGCTCAACTTCGCCGCCATCATCCTCGCGCAGGCGCCGCGGGTCTCGCTCGCGACCGACCTTCAGGGCGTGCAGGCCAAGGCGAACAGCGCGCTTCTGGGCGCCATCGAGGGCATCGAGACCATCAAGGCGACCGGCGTCGAGAGCGACGTCTTCCGGAACTGGGCCATGCACTACGGCCGCGTCGCCAACGCCCAGCAGCAGCTGAACGCGCTCGGCGCCCTGTTGAACACGGTGCCGGAGCTCATCAACAACCTCGTCCTGGCGGCCTTCCTCGGCATCGGCGGCCTGCTCATCATGGACGGCGACCTGACGGTCGGCGGGCTCGTCGCCTTCCAGGCGGTGCTGACCCGCTTCGTCCAGCCGGTGATCGCGCTTGTCATGTTCTCCGGCAAGATCCAGGAGACGGTGGCCGACGTGGTGCGCATCGACGATGCGATGCGCACCGAGCCGGACGCCCTGATGGCCATGGTGGAGAAGCTGCCGCCCGCGGCGCCGAGCGCCGACGGCCGCGCCCCGACCCTGACGGGCGCGCTCGAGCTGCGCGGCATCGCCTTCGCCTACGGACCGCTCGACCCGCCGCTGATCGAGGGCTTCGACCTCGTCCTCGCGCCGGGCGACAGGGTGGCTCTCGTCGGCGGCAGCGGAAGCGGCAAGTCGACCATCGCCCGGCTGGTCACCGGGCTCTACCAGGCGCGCAGCGGACAGATCCTGTTCGACGGCCGGCCGATCGAGGAGATTCCGCGCGACCAGTTCGTCGCGTCGGTGGCCTACATCCAGCAGGACGTGCAGCTGTTCCGCGGCACGATTCGCGACAACATCACCATGTGGGACGACACCATCGCTTCGCAGGACGTCTACCGGGCGGCGGTCGACGCGCAGATCCACGACGTCGTCGCGGCGCGCCCGGGCGGCTACGACAGCGCCGTCGAGGAGGGCGGCTCCAACTTCTCCGGCGGGCAGCGTCAGCGCATCGAGATCGCCCGCGGCCTGGCGCGCAATCCCTCGATCGTCGTGCTCGACGAGGCGACGGCGGCGCTCGATCCGCTCACCGAGCTCAAGATCGACGAGCGGCTGCGGTCCCGCGGCTGCACCTGCCTGATCATCGCCCATCGGCTCAGCACGATCCGCGACGCCGACGAGATCGTGGTCCTCGATCACGGCCGGGTGATCGAGCGCGGCACGCACGACGAGCTGATGGCCGCGGGCGGCCATTACGCGCAGCTGGTGGCCGCGGGATGA
- a CDS encoding NHLP bacteriocin system secretion protein has protein sequence MAQTSRASPSLAGPVTEPAARAAGPERLQAAIRITTPASWLIGAIFAFITVAVLVWGVLGVLTTRVAGIGIVMAEDGDVYELRSVDAGTVVALTVGVGDTVEAGQLVARIGQPGDDARIDAASKRVERLQQGYDLRRAQVDADLVERRQATERHVAVLEGKKQTLQQRVGYLSDLLGTVEEQRREGIVTEARLQEVRTALADARLQLNESDVEIAQANLDYLEFEDQRQDDLETMRRDIEEASTDLEMLRRTRADRSRITATRSGRVIGVSAQVGDLVTLGAPVVRVDAEGDGLRVLGFFEAPDGKKIGPGMDVSVSPSTAEPAIWGTINGTVKRVSQLPETLGSVINLLGNEQLAQQIFASGPPILVEVEMASDPSTPSGLDWSSGSGPPYRITHGTMSAVSVVVREEAPANLVAPVFWRWIGHGS, from the coding sequence GTGGCGCAAACGAGCCGAGCGTCCCCTTCGCTCGCGGGGCCGGTCACCGAGCCGGCGGCGCGCGCCGCCGGGCCGGAGCGCCTGCAGGCCGCGATCCGCATCACGACCCCGGCCTCCTGGCTGATCGGCGCCATCTTCGCCTTCATCACCGTCGCGGTTCTCGTCTGGGGCGTGCTCGGGGTCCTGACCACCCGGGTCGCCGGGATCGGCATCGTCATGGCCGAGGACGGGGACGTCTACGAGCTGCGCAGCGTGGACGCGGGCACCGTCGTCGCGCTCACGGTCGGCGTCGGCGACACCGTCGAGGCGGGGCAGCTCGTCGCGCGGATCGGCCAGCCCGGCGACGATGCGCGCATCGACGCCGCGTCGAAGCGCGTCGAGCGCCTGCAGCAGGGCTACGACCTTCGCCGCGCGCAGGTCGACGCCGATCTCGTCGAGCGGCGACAGGCGACCGAACGGCACGTCGCCGTGCTCGAGGGCAAGAAGCAGACGCTGCAGCAGCGCGTCGGCTATCTCTCGGACCTCCTCGGCACCGTCGAGGAGCAGCGCCGCGAGGGCATCGTCACCGAGGCCAGGCTCCAGGAGGTGCGCACCGCGCTCGCCGACGCCAGGCTGCAGCTCAACGAGAGCGACGTCGAGATCGCGCAGGCGAATCTCGATTATCTGGAGTTCGAGGATCAGCGCCAGGACGACCTCGAGACGATGCGCCGCGACATCGAGGAGGCGAGCACCGACCTGGAGATGCTGCGCCGGACACGGGCGGACCGGTCGCGGATCACCGCGACCCGCTCCGGCCGGGTGATCGGGGTGTCGGCTCAGGTCGGCGACCTGGTGACGCTCGGCGCGCCGGTCGTGCGCGTCGACGCGGAGGGCGACGGCTTGCGCGTGCTCGGCTTCTTCGAGGCGCCGGACGGCAAGAAGATCGGGCCGGGCATGGACGTCTCGGTGTCGCCGAGCACCGCGGAGCCGGCCATCTGGGGCACGATCAACGGCACGGTGAAGCGCGTCTCGCAGCTGCCGGAGACGCTCGGGTCGGTGATCAACCTGCTCGGCAACGAGCAGCTGGCCCAGCAGATCTTCGCCTCCGGCCCTCCGATCCTGGTCGAGGTCGAGATGGCGAGCGACCCGAGCACGCCGAGCGGGCTCGACTGGTCGTCCGGGAGCGGCCCGCCCTACCGCATCACCCACGGCACCATGTCGGCCGTGTCCGTCGTGGTGCGCGAGGAGGCGCCGGCGAACCTGGTGGCCCCGGTGTTCTGGCGCTGGATCGGCCATGGCAGCTGA
- a CDS encoding glycosyltransferase family 4 protein yields MRLGLLSPLWPPKGGGGEVYLQRIGIALAEDGVEVAACTGTAAPETAGGQTPRAARTDVDPDDPAACAAWLPEIAEWLAAARPTHLIVNAPFTRVSHGHAAAVYALARARGCRIAAVHLDLDRGVVEGLAEAYAAAGDWEGAARIGEARLGALAATLGEEVHAEIGSPLHFDVDGVIACSDWSGRFVDPLARAPRLTVHPPMGEALSGAAEAAPTTADFGFVNPRRHKGGPTLAEIVRRAPATWRFRALQGGHGSAFRDFAAATAGAAAGLELIRRVDDMRAFYDGIGALLVASTYEGYGMVAVEAMLRGTPVVARDYPAIREAVGEGEDAGALVVPFAASTAEWLEALAAIRAEPDRWRAAAAVRVRALAAREAAEIAALRRFLRNL; encoded by the coding sequence GTGAGACTCGGCTTGCTCAGCCCGCTCTGGCCGCCGAAGGGCGGCGGCGGCGAGGTCTATCTTCAACGCATCGGCATCGCGCTGGCGGAGGACGGGGTCGAGGTCGCGGCCTGCACCGGGACCGCCGCGCCCGAGACGGCGGGAGGCCAGACGCCGCGCGCGGCGCGGACCGACGTCGACCCCGACGATCCGGCCGCGTGCGCCGCCTGGCTTCCCGAGATCGCCGAATGGCTCGCTGCGGCGCGGCCGACGCACCTGATCGTCAACGCCCCGTTCACCCGGGTCAGCCACGGGCACGCCGCCGCCGTCTATGCGCTGGCGCGCGCGCGCGGCTGCCGCATCGCCGCGGTGCATCTGGATCTCGACCGAGGCGTGGTCGAAGGCCTCGCCGAGGCCTACGCCGCCGCGGGGGACTGGGAGGGCGCGGCGAGGATCGGCGAGGCGCGGCTCGGCGCGCTCGCGGCGACGCTCGGCGAGGAGGTGCATGCGGAGATCGGCTCGCCGCTCCATTTCGACGTCGACGGCGTGATCGCCTGCTCGGACTGGTCCGGGCGCTTCGTCGACCCCCTCGCGCGCGCGCCGCGCCTGACCGTGCATCCGCCGATGGGGGAGGCGCTCTCCGGCGCCGCCGAGGCGGCGCCGACGACGGCGGATTTCGGGTTCGTCAACCCGCGTCGGCACAAGGGCGGGCCGACGCTCGCGGAGATCGTCCGCCGGGCGCCCGCGACCTGGCGGTTCCGCGCGCTGCAAGGCGGTCACGGGTCGGCCTTCCGCGATTTCGCGGCGGCCACGGCCGGCGCCGCGGCCGGTCTCGAGCTGATCCGCCGGGTCGACGACATGCGGGCCTTCTACGACGGCATCGGCGCGCTGCTCGTCGCCAGCACCTACGAGGGCTACGGCATGGTCGCCGTGGAGGCGATGCTGCGCGGCACGCCTGTCGTCGCGCGCGACTATCCCGCGATCCGCGAGGCTGTGGGGGAGGGGGAGGACGCGGGCGCGCTGGTGGTGCCGTTCGCCGCCTCCACCGCGGAGTGGCTCGAGGCGCTCGCGGCGATCCGGGCCGAGCCGGACCGCTGGCGCGCGGCGGCGGCGGTGCGGGTACGCGCGCTGGCCGCGCGCGAGGCCGCCGAGATCGCGGCGCTGCGCCGTTTCCTGCGCAACCTGTAG
- a CDS encoding thioesterase domain-containing protein: MAWPISRRSGPTCGRSPCVARWTPPSPDEGSQLTATASYPAPPGAAGGWLLPPRRGEVPRLRLFCWPYAGLGASLFVPWSRAAPEGVGIYGIQAPGRESRIAEPPLSALPHMIERLTAALVAEPDLFEAPYALLGCSFGAIAAFELARALPRAGLPAPTALIVFACRPPHRVQPVGPFSALSDDELVGRLQRDYGGVPDELREQRELLRLFLPPLRADLAAMERYAPPPANAALACPVFARGGADDAQVRGEVLAEWVRWGAPGSDVRGLAGGHFLVRDDPRAALAETLRTLGYRLS, from the coding sequence ATTGCCTGGCCTATATCGAGGAGGTCTGGACCGACATGCGGCCGCTCTCCCTGCGTCGCAAGATGGACGCCTCCCAGTCCTGACGAGGGGTCGCAGCTGACAGCCACCGCATCGTATCCCGCGCCCCCCGGCGCCGCCGGCGGCTGGCTCCTGCCGCCGCGACGCGGCGAGGTTCCGCGCCTGCGCCTGTTCTGCTGGCCCTATGCCGGGCTCGGCGCATCGCTGTTCGTGCCGTGGAGCCGGGCCGCGCCCGAGGGCGTCGGGATCTACGGCATCCAGGCGCCGGGCCGCGAGAGCCGAATCGCCGAGCCGCCGCTGTCCGCCCTGCCGCACATGATCGAGCGGCTGACGGCGGCGCTCGTCGCGGAGCCGGACCTGTTCGAGGCGCCCTACGCCCTTCTCGGCTGCAGCTTCGGGGCGATCGCCGCGTTCGAGCTGGCCCGCGCCCTGCCGCGGGCCGGGCTGCCGGCGCCGACGGCGCTGATCGTCTTCGCGTGCCGGCCGCCGCACCGCGTCCAGCCGGTGGGGCCGTTCTCCGCGCTGAGCGACGACGAGCTCGTCGGGCGGCTGCAGCGCGACTACGGGGGCGTGCCCGACGAGCTGCGGGAGCAGCGCGAGCTGCTGCGCCTGTTCCTGCCGCCGCTACGGGCCGATCTCGCCGCGATGGAGCGCTACGCGCCGCCTCCGGCGAACGCGGCGCTGGCCTGCCCGGTCTTCGCCCGCGGCGGCGCCGACGACGCCCAGGTGCGCGGGGAGGTGCTGGCCGAATGGGTCCGCTGGGGGGCGCCCGGCTCCGACGTGCGCGGCCTCGCCGGCGGGCATTTCCTCGTGCGGGACGATCCGCGCGCGGCGTTGGCCGAGACCCTTCGGACGCTGGGATATCGGCTCTCGTGA